The following are encoded in a window of Dioscorea cayenensis subsp. rotundata cultivar TDr96_F1 unplaced genomic scaffold, TDr96_F1_v2_PseudoChromosome.rev07_lg8_w22 25.fasta BLBR01000167.1, whole genome shotgun sequence genomic DNA:
- the LOC120253693 gene encoding polyadenylate-binding protein 2-like yields MCLTIDNGKDEVNVEKIAYMAGVLARYRKSLIERTKHHLGYPYNLDFDYGVLGQLQYFLINNLVVSCKVSVDEKGISKGFRFVQMESEEAALLAIRGLNGKDLKDEIKKLYVPKFLEKSEREALAMEFKCSTLYIKNILSSDITDELLQDKFSEFGKVNNAIVMKDSTGKSKGFGFVSFELPEHAKIAMEAMNGSKLGSGSKILYVRPAQNKAEREKILKLQFGKKLDQPLKKNQGETVYVKNLDISVDDINVLYYNNKVEFFTKKHSLLFSFALVPLIILIQRIISLDCQTFGSFALVAVDAVLIIFLHVYDND; encoded by the exons ATGTGTCTCACGATTGATAATGGGAAAGACGAGGTTAATGTCGAGAAGATCGCTTATATGGCCGGTGTTCTAGCGAGGTATCGGAAGTCCCTTATTGAGAGAACCAAACACCATCTTG GTTATCCCTATAATTTGGACTTTGATTATGGTGTTCTGGGTCAGCTGCAATATTTCTTGATTAACAACCTGG TAGTTTCATGCAAGGTTTCTGTGGATGAGAAGGGGATAAGCAAAGGGTTCAGATTCGTTCAGATGGAGTCTGAGGAAGCCGCTTTGTTAGCGATCAGAGGTTTGAACGGAAAGGACCTCAAGGATGAGATCAAGAAACT TTATGTGCCCAAATTCCTCGAGAAGAGTGAGAGGGAAGCATTGGCTATGGAATTCAAATGTTCAACCCTCTACATCAAGAATATTCTGAGTTCTGATATCACAGATGAACTTCTTCAAGACAAGTTCTCTGAATTTGGCAAGGTCAACAATGCTATTGTCATGAAAGACAGTACTGGAAAGTCTAAAGGGTTTGGGTTTGTTAGCTTTGAGTTGCCAGAACATGCGAAGATTGCAATGGAAGCAATGAACGGCTCAAAACTTG GTTCAGGGTCAAAGATTTTATATGTCAGACCAGCTCAGAATAAAGCAGAACGTGAGAAGATATTGAAGTTACAGTTTGGAAAGAAGCTAGATCAACCACTGAAGAAGAACCAG GGTGAGACGGTGTATGTGAAGAACCTTGACATCTCAGTTGATGATATCAATGTTCTTTACTATAATAACAAGGTTGAGTTCTtcacaaaaaaacatt CATTGCTATTTTCTTTTGCGCTTGTTCCTTTGATTATCCTGATTCAACGCATCATCTCACTGGATTGTCAGACTTTTGGTTCATTTGCATTGGTTGCAGTAGATGCtgtgttgataattttttt GCATGTATATGACAATGATTGA